In Nerophis lumbriciformis linkage group LG04, RoL_Nlum_v2.1, whole genome shotgun sequence, a single window of DNA contains:
- the hspb6 gene encoding LOW QUALITY PROTEIN: heat shock protein beta-6 (The sequence of the model RefSeq protein was modified relative to this genomic sequence to represent the inferred CDS: substituted 1 base at 1 genomic stop codon) yields the protein MQLQYKAKLCSAAXSHTATLIRHKELDTLTACFGERFKMDFILPHTLPVGGIQWEKLLPPLFPRLNGTHGQYNWTPKLLIPENDSTSAAEATCDDSGFTVQVDVKHFDPEDLLVKVTGDFIEVQGKHEEKKKDGPGLTTRQFNRRYRIPKGVDTMALESAISPDGVLIISAPLLDTDMSTSLT from the exons ATGCAACTCCAGTATAAAGCCAAGCTATGCTCAGCAGCCTGAAGTCACACAGCCACTCTCATTCGCCACAAGGAACTTGATACTCTGACAGCGTGCTTCGGAGAGAG ATTTAAAATGGATTTCATCCTGCCACACACTCTCCCGGTTGGTGGTATCCAATGGGAGAAACTTTTACCCCCTCTTTTTCCTCGTCTGAATGGGACACACGGACAATACAACTGGACGCCGAAACTCTTAATCCCAGAGAATGATAGTACCAGCGCGGCCGAG GCAACATGTGACGATAGTGGATTCACAGTACAAGTAGACGTCAAACACTTTGACCCCGAAGATCTGCTGGTCAAAGTGACAGGAGATTTTATCGAAGTACAAGGAAAGCATGAAGAAAAAAAG AAGGACGGTCCCGGGTTGACAACACGGCAGTTTAATCGTCGCTATCGAATTCCAAAGGGAGTGGACACCATGGCTTTGGAATCAGCCATTTCTCCAGATGGTGTCCTTATCATATCTGCACCCTTGCTGGACACAGACATGTCCACATCCCTGACCTAA